GAAGTGTCGCAAAACATCAGAGCCCCGGTACAACTAGATACACTGTAACCGTCGATGGACGCATGCGCACCTCGGCCTGCCCCCATCCCCAGGAGTTGTTGCAAAAACCATAGCCCGTGTACAGCTAGACACATTGTAAGCCTTTCTAGGCGtcagaaggaaggggaaggaggtTGGCCGCCATCTTGGCGCTTTCTGTGTCCCAGGAATCTGAGGAGAGCCCAGCGCAGAATCTGCAGACGCACACAGCCTCCTCGAGTGCGCACTCAGGACATGGAGCCTCTGCCCCCGTGCCGCCGCGAATTTGCCCGCTTTCGCAGACGGGAAGCCGAGGACGACCGCGAAGAGCTGCGTGGTCGGTGCCAGACGGGACATGTACTGCAGccaactcccaagaaagaatcCATGGGGGAGGCGGGCGGACAGGACACCCCTTAGATGCTGCCCCTCATGTCCTCCTTCCCACAGCCTGGGCCCCAGCGCCCTGATCTTCACCTTTGGCTTTCTTCCTTTGCAGAAGCGaggcctgcggaaggcggagagcaagaaggcggcggcggcgaccaTGGCGGCCAAGCCCCTGGCCTGGTGGAGGTGCGAAACCTCGAGGCCGTTGGCACTGGCAGCCGTGAAGCTAGAGAGCCTGGAGAGGCGGGGCAGGAGGAGCAGCCCGCGCAGGCCGCCATCGGGGATCCAGAGCCCAGAGAAGAGCCGCAGCGGGCCCAGCGTCACCCCTGCACGTACTCCCAACTGCTGCTAATGGAGTACGTTTTCCAGCACACTGGCTATCCCAGCACGGCCCTGCGGTAAGCGACAGCCCCGCTTGGCGCGAATTTACCCCCGGGCTTGTGGGCTGCCCCAGGGGCCCGTTTGGTTCCCACATGCCTCCGCCCCTTTCGAGCTAAAAGCCACCTGGAGGACTGCTGGGGTCCCCTCCTGTACACCTGGGTCCTAGGGTGGGGGTCAGGGCCCTGCCTTTCGGGAATCAAGGGAAATAGTTGTGCACAGGATTGAGGTAAACCAAGCCGCGCTCCTCTGTTGTGCTAGAATCGCGGCAGGGGCAAATCAGGGCAGGGTCCCTACCTTTCTTTCACATTTTGATAAATCAGTTCACTGTGGGTCGTTTCGGTATTGACTTTTACATTTGTAAACGCTGCGCTGCATCTGAAAAGCGTTTATCATGATTTAGTAATTTCTCTGCATTCCATAACGTTCGCTCTTGAGGTAAAACTGTCCCTAAAGGAAGCTTCAGCCTGGATAGTACAGAACAGTGTAGTGCAGAGGATGGGGGCAGCGGCTCACAGAAAAATGGAAGCTAAGCAGAACCAGAGAGTGAACTGCAGAGAGTTTGTGCCGTCCATTCACGTCTACCAGGGATGTACTTCAGCCTCCTTGGCCCTGATAGACACACAGATACAGAGGGTTACGTCGAGCGAGTGAGCGATCAAGGTGTTTCAAGGCTCTAATTTAATCCATAGAAAGGGGTAAGATCAGTAATTGAGAAGTGGGGCGATATTTCCTCAGGCCGAGGGTTTTACTCATGTTGAAGTTCGTACCATTAAAATAAACTGTGAATGAGATTTTCATGTGGTCTTGGACCGTGCCTCCTTTTCCTGGGACACTTGGCTTTTCTTAACTGCTTTGTGTTGACTTAATTTCACTGTAAATCTTGACATGGTGTGAGTTTTCCTACTGCAGAAATTGGTCCATAAAATAAATCACTGACATTTccctgaaaaggaaaaagtattaatGAGATCGCATCCTATACTTAAATTCATCCACTAGTCCAAACGCTGAACACTTGTGATTTTGTCCCCTCAGACAGGAACTTGCAGGAATCGTGGATGTGTCTGAAGCCACAGTGCAGGTGAGTGCACCCGAAAAAGCAGTTAGTCAGGGCAGCAATTCTAAAACCTGCTGCGGGGCTTGGACACCCTTGTCCTACGCTTTCTGACATTCCTGTGTTTCTGTTGCCTTCTTCCTATTTAGGAAATAAGTTTTGAACTTTGGGGATTTGGTGGGTGCCAAACAGGACAGATGAACGGCAGCATTTGGAAATTTCCCATTACCAGGGGAACCTGGTTtcctaaaggaaaaacaaattgccATAATATACCATTCCTTGTATACAGGAATATGTATATACGAATGTACTTCATCCTCTTTGGCCCTGATAGATACATAAACAGAAGGTTCCAACGAGCGAGCAATCAAAGTATTTTAAGGCTCTAATTTAATCCATAAAATGGGTAAGAGCAGTAACTGAGAGGTGGCGGCGAGATTCCCTCAGGCTGAGAGTTTGTCATTTTGAAGTTAAAAGAAACTGTGAATGAGAATTTCACGTGGTCTTGGATCCGTGCATCCTTTACCTGgtagacacacactcacacacgcacagacacacacacacaggtagatATATTGAGTGCAGTGAAGGAAGCAGGCAGCAGATCTGGTGGCAGGCAGGGGGCCAGGAAAGCAGCCCAACAAAGCAGGCCGCTGGGTGCTGGCAGCCTAAGGCCGGGGGCTGGGCTCCCAGGCGGGTCAGGCCAGGACTAGGGAGGCCCAGGCCTCTGCTTCCTCAAGCAGGCGAAGCAAGCTCAGAGGAAGAGCAACCCTGACGTCCCGGCGAGTCGGTTCCCCTCCCTGGAGGCAAAGTGCTCGGTCAGTGGGGGTCTGGAAGAAAGGGGACACGGCAGAAACAAATAAGGAGAGCGACCTGAGGTTTCCATCCATTTCCAAACTCTACTGCCCGAACTTCCCTAGGACGTGGTCcctagttttattgaaatatagttgacatacagcaCTGTATAAGGTTAAGGTGCACAGCAATAGGACTTGACTTATAcatgttgtgaaatgattaccaccgtAAGTGTAGTTAACATCTACCATAAggctacaaagaaagaaagaaaaattgtgtTTCAAGGCTacggagaaagaaagaaaaagtgtgttttgcatgtgatgagaactcttaggatttctTCTCTTGGCTTCCCTGTGTGCCATACAGCAGTGTGAACTACAggcatcatgttgtacattacctTCTCCAGGACTCACTTAACACTGTAAAGGGTAGCTTGTGTCTTTTGGAAGAGGACCGCCCTACTCCAAATGCCCCCTCCCGCAGCCCTGCCTCTGGTAACTGCAAATCTTCATCTCCTGTTCtaggattttgtttttcctttcctctgtttGTAAGGTCCCACGTATGAGCGAGCTCAGACAGTATTTGCCCCGACGGTATTTTAATGGCGGCTGCCCCACACTCTACTTTGCACATACAGCAGGAGCTGTTTGAATAAGAAACCAGGATTAGTAATATGGAACCAGTAGTGGCCTGTACCTCAGTCGCCTGCTCTGCGTTTTGGTTATGTTTATGCAGATTTGACCACTAGTACACCTGGGCTCCCCCAGACGAGCTCCTTGGCCCTGGCTGTTGCAGACTGCCTGTTCATGCAGCAGAAGGACCCACATGCTGAGATGGCAGAGCGAATCTGAGGGCACAGATGGGGGAGGGGGGGCCCTCTGTCTCCTGACAATGGCGCAGACCAGGAACTCCCAGAAATGTGAGATCCAACATAGTTCCCTAACTCAGATGCTGAGGGGACAGTGGAGTGCGAAGGGCAGGCTTTATTTGTGGCTGTTAATTGTTGGCAGATATTGGGGAGGAGCCCTTCTGTGACCCACACAGTTGCTGGCTACCTGCCTGAAAGGTCAGCGCCACGTCCTTGCCCTCAGAATGAGGGAGGGCATGGGGATCTCCTGGGGGAGGAGCAGGGCCTGGGGACCCCACCGTGCTGGGCAACAGAGGCTATGGCCCTGCATCCTGGACCTGCAGCCAGAGCAGAGAGAGCCAACCCAGGCCTGGGCCCAGAAAGGTCTGCAGGGTGGAACAGGGTGGAGCGTGCAGAACTGACGGCCCTGACCGCGGTGTGCCTCCTTCCCCCCAGACGCTGGGCTGGGCAAGGGTTTAAGAGGTTTGCTGAGGTTGGTCGCACTTAGCGTAAGCACCCGTTACCCCCGACTTCTGCAAGGCGAAGGCAGTGTCCAGGCTTCAGGTGGACACTGTGTCCCAGCAAGACAAGCCACAAACTCCCTGGGCCCCCGTGACCCAGCCTCCCTGCGGTACCATCGTTTTCACTCTGGAGAGGTTTCAGAGGGTGGATGGGCCTTCCTTCATCCTTGGCGGAAAGCTTCTGTTGAAAGATTCAACGGGCTCATCCTTTTGGCTCTTTAGTGGACCCTGAACACAGCCTTCTCCAAATGGGTGCTGTTCCCCTCAGTATGACTTGAAAGGCACCCACTTGTTCCCCCGCAAGCAGGGTGCCACTGGTCTAGTGAGTACGGGTCAGTGGCAGCTGGACAGCTGAGGGCAGTTGTCAGGGCACAGCCATCCCAGGGGTAGTTGCAGTCCCGGCAGGGGCAGAGTGCAGTTCCTCAGCTTCTAAGCGTGGGGAAGTGACATGGCAGTCGGGAGGAGAGGGTCGAAGCAGAAagccaagccccagcctggcacacagtgggcggTCACTGGGGTGCGCTGAAGGGAGGCCACAGTGGCCACTTTCCTGCAGTCTTAGCAGGAAGGGAAAAGCTTGTCCGGATGCGGTTTAAATGTCACGGGCCTGGAGCACTGCCTGCTGTGTGTTTACGTGGAGCACATTAAATGCTCAGTGTACTCAAccaattcctttcttctctgcgATTGAAGGTTTGGTTCAGGAGGAGGagggccatttggagaagacaacagAGGCCATTAAGGTTTAGATTGCCGCAGCCCGTGCTGCTCGGCCGCACCGTGGTCTTAACCTTGTTCGGACTGTGCGATGCCTCCATTCTTCAAGAGCTGGATGTCATATGGGTTCTTCCGGAGCCAGGACCACCGGGGCAGCCTCTGCTGAACCTGCGGGACTTTCCTCCTCTTGTCTTGCCTGTTCTGCCCTGGTTGCTCCCACGTAGGCTTCCCCGTGCCTGGCCTTAGGGGGCAAGGCCTGGTGCCTTACCATCTGTGTTCTTTTTGAAGTCCCCATTTTCTCAGGAATGATCTGTGTGGCACTGCGTGCTTTTGAGCCACATTCGCACTCATATCTCACCATCAAGCATCATTCCCCAAATGCCCGCTGAAGTTTCAGCAGCCCAAAGTTCTTGCCCCTCTGTTTTAGGGcatgtttttgtattttcaataaagttgtgaattctgttttctgtgtcctgtTCAGTTAATAAATCTGAGGAAATGCCTCCTTTCCTGTAGTCAGATTCCCGACTCACCCTCAGGAGGCCGTGCACATCTCAGAAATTTCCCAACGGACCCACCTCCTTCCCCAACACCCATGTGCCCCCACCCTGCACCACTGGGCCCACAGAGATGTGCAAGATGGGGTGGCATGAGtcatctgagcctcactttcctggACGCATATAGGGGGACCATCACTATGACTAGTGGTGcttgctaaaataaaaacaatctgcCCAGAATTCTTATGGCATCAGAATGAAGTCTGGAAAGACATTTTATTAACTTGAATTTACACACATAAGGGGTGATTTACATCGCTGCGATTTGTGTGAAGAGGTTCCACTTGTTtgtcttttacaaaaaaaaagtttgtcaTGAAAATACTCAAATACACTAAACAATGGCCAGAGAACTCTAACAGACCCCCATAAAAACCATCACCGAGCTTCATCGTTCACCAGGATTTGACCAAACTTGCTTCATccaccttctttcctccctcccatccttccttctttcctgcgTTCCTCCTCTCTTCCTCGCTCCACCTCCTCTTCTTGCTGTGATAAGTGAAACTCCAGACATATGGGTCCTTTCATCTCTACATCTTTATCTGTGTGCACTTTTGAAAAAACAGAGACCTTTGCCTGCATAACCAGTGCTGTCCGGGCACTTGAATGGGAACAATGAGCCCTTGGTAATATCATCACCTAGTCCCCCAGATGTAGATTTCCGTGACTGCCTCAAACATGACTTTTTCCACTTGGGGTTTTTAGAACTTAAGCTTTGTTGTGTCTACACTGATAAGTAAGAGGAGAGCTCATGGAGGCATTTGCACGGCTAATGCTACATTGGAAAGGGGgaaggaaattaaagacaacCCCTGGATAGCTATTACTGGTGCTGCATGTATGTGGccataaaagtgattctgttttgtTGTTCACTGCCCTATCTTAGGACACCATGGACTCTTGAGGTTGGTTCCAGGAAGATGAATCATTTGCACACTAAAtcccaatctacaattacatgacgaacattatgtttagtaggctccccccttcaccaagtccccccccacaccccattacagtcactgtccatcagcatagtaagatgctgtagaatcactactcgtcttctctgtgttgcacagccctccccatgccccccccaacattatacatgctaatcgtaatgccccctttctttttccctgcccttatccctcccttcccacccatcctccccagcccctttccctttggtaactgttagtccattattgggttctgtgatcctgctactgttttgttccttcagtttttgctttcttgttatactccacagttgagtgaaatcattaggtacttgtctttctctgcagggcttatttcactgagcataataccctctagctccatccatgttgttactcTGTAAAATTGTAAAAACTGCATTTTAAGCTCTCTTATGGCTTGGAAGCAAGTCATAACATTAGGTAGCCTGAACTAGGATGGTGGCTAGAGGAAGGAAGGGTTTTGTTTTGTACAGTTTCAAGAGCCAGGTGGGAGGCATCATGAATAGGGCTTTGGATTCATTGAAAAAGGGAAGGGCAGACAAAGAGGATGTCAATCAAGAATGATGACTAAGTTCCAGTTTTTCACCTACCAATTTATAATTATGAAGATCAGTATAAAGATCATGAATATACAGATAATAACTCCAATGGTCAGCACAAACACTAGGACTGCATCACTTTCTGGTCGGCTTGATCCTCTCATCTGCAACTctagagaaaaaaacacacacctgATGATTATtactactggaaaaaaaaagaaatggaaatctgaATTGAAAGTTTATATCTGATAAACaactctagaaaaatacagaaaaaaataataagtttATTGAATAAATTTTGTATTGTCCAAACTCTAAAACTTACCGTAACCTACTAATTCATTGATGTGAGAATGAGAATATTTCTAATAACTACATGAGCGTTATACCCTGGTATGTCCCTCTGAGGGCTCATCTGCTATCACAATGCATCACAAACTAAAATCATGCTTAAGAAGGCATGTCTCTATCTAGACAACTAAATATAAGTCttagttttagttttcatttcatgagagatgtttttgtttttgtttttgtttttgcttattcTCCCAGGGTGGCAGTCAAGGCCTTCTGGGGGACAAAAGCCTCAACAACTGAGATACAATCCGAGCCGAATTTAGTGAAATACAAAGATACCACTTCTCTTGACCAGTCACCCACAGAAATACCTGGACGTGAAGATGGTGCTTTGGGTGAATGGAATGAATGATGTACAGATGAtatgtaacaaaacaaaagaaattagaGCGTGTCAGAtgcattattataaaaataaaatatatagtgcAATAGTTTAATAATATTGTACATGATTTACCATAGTCTGAACGTAGTGCAATATGAGAAGGGGCTGTTTAGGTTCAGTGCATTTTTCTGGTGGTAATTatcaagaattatttttaattctcaacATTTACTATTTCAGATAATCACTTGGTAGCATTTAtctagagacacacacacacacacacacacacacacacacacacacacacacagacggaGTCTCATAGAAACAATTTGATCAGTTCTAAGGTGATTTTCCTGTTCTGTCCCAAGCAAGAAAAATGTGCCTTACATATCAGACTTCATCCCAACTGAGAGCACTGGATTGAACTTGCTAGAGCACTCATACTTTAGAATCTCTGCAGGGCATGTAACACAAAGCAGCACTTGTAAGAGATGAAGTAATAATAACAACTATAATAACCAGCAGTTAGTCAGTGACTATCGTGTGCCAAGCATTGCTCAAAGCATTTCACATGTATTAGGCAATT
This DNA window, taken from Manis pentadactyla isolate mManPen7 chromosome X, mManPen7.hap1, whole genome shotgun sequence, encodes the following:
- the LOC130681956 gene encoding rhox homeobox family member 2B-like → MDACAPRPAPIPRSCCKNHSPCTARHIVSLSRRQKEGEGGWPPSWRFLCPRNLRRAQRRICRRTQPPRVRTQDMEPLPPCRREFARFRRREAEDDREELREARPAEGGEQEGGGGDHGGQAPGLVEVRNLEAVGTGSREAREPGEAGQEEQPAQAAIGDPEPREEPQRAQRHPCTYSQLLLMEYVFQHTGYPSTALRQELAGIVDVSEATVQVWFRRRRAIWRRQQRPLRFRLPQPVLLGRTVVLTLFGLCDASILQELDVIWVLPEPGPPGQPLLNLRDFPPLVLPVLPWLLPRRLPRAWP